In Nostoc edaphicum CCNP1411, the sequence GGGAGACAGGGAAATCATAGAAAAAATTAAAAATTGTGCGGATAAAAAATAGCAGGAATCTTTAGAGAGAGGGATTTGTGATCAGTGCTAATTGTCGGTTACGTATCCTGACTTGGAGGTTGTTTTTGCATTTCTTGCTGAATCTCTTCTAGACTCAAACCTAACTCTTTCGCTGTTTCTTCAAAACTCAATCCCAATCTCAACAACAAAGGTATCATTCTCAACTTTTCTTCACGCGCTCCTTCTTGTTTACCTTCTTGCTTGCCTTCTTGCTTGCCTTCTTGATAAACTCGTGTTTTTTTCAAATCACTTAACCCAAACATACCTTCAATCTCCTCTCGACTCATTGCCGGAAACTTGTAAACCAAAATTGTCTCTATCAATTCTAGTAACTGCCGCCGTTGTGGTTCAATGTTGATTTCTTGCTGGGTTCTGTCTATTAACTGCCTAGCAGCGATAATAGCTGTCTCCTCTTCATCAACGACTAATTTCATCGTAGCAATTCCAACTGGCAGCAATGCTGTTTCACCTAGTTCATTGAGATAAATGCGACTGATGCGCTGGCTAGTGAAAAATTCGCTGTAATTCTTGATATCTGCTGTATCTAGACTGCGATTGGGATAAATAACTACTCCTCGCCAAGAATTTTTAGGTTTATTTTGGCGTAAGTATAAAGAAATTTCTGAAAATAGGCGTGAATAAATTTCTGTGTCGGTTTGAAACTGGACTTCAACAAAGTAAATCGGATTTTCTTCTCCTTGTGTTGGGAGAAAAACACCATCTATACGGAAGGCAGTTTGCTTGATTTCAATTGAGGAGAATTGATAAGTCTCTGCGGTTTGGGGTGGATTACCAATTAATTCAAAAAAGATGCCAGGAAGTTCTTGAAAAAGGCGATAAAAAATGCTGTCAGTTTTCACGCTTGATGTATTGCGGTGATTTAACCAGTTAGATTTTACCGTAAAATAGCTAGCAACAAATTTTGTTCAATTAGAGAATGTTTTAAAAGTTCTCTAAGACTACTGAGTTTTATTTTCAGCCTTAAAAAAGTCACAAAAAACGCCGAGACTAAAAATATCTAACAAAAATCTTTTTTTAAATAAGTGGAACTCACGTTAATTTATCAAGAAAGGCAGTCTTGCTGGAGGAAAACTGCCCTCTCTCAAGTACCGCGACTAAAGGAGTCTTATTCAGGAAGAGTCTGAATCCCCTACTGATTTACTCCTTCTGCCTCCTGCCTTCTTTTTCAATACTCTGTATTAAAAATCGCCAATCGGTCAATATTGTGAGTAATATTATCGACATAATACTCTCTAAGAGTATAAGAATTTATTGATACTTCTAAGGAGTCGTGTTAAAGATGATTCACTATCGTGTGTTTCCTAAGTACCGTAGAGTAGATGTTATGCTTGCGAAGCTGAAGTTTTTGAAATCAGCAAGGCTTTTATTTTTTAGTATTTCAGTATTATATTTTACTTTAAGTACGGTAGCGGCAAGTATGGCGTTCCTGAGTACAAGCTTGGGTAGAGCGATCGCTCAAATACCATCGACACCAGATTCTATACCCTCTGGTGAAAAAACACCATCTCAGGTTAATGTGCTGTTTGTCAACCCAAAGGTTGGAGATGACAGCGCAGGTAATGGCAGCGAATCCGCTCCTGTGAAAACGATTACTCAAGCGTTGCAATTAGCTAACGCCAATACTGTAATTATGCTCTCTACGGGCACTTATAGCGCCGAGACAGGAGAGGAATTTCCCTTAATGCTAAAGCCGGGTATTTCAATTCAAGGCAACCCTAGCAATCAAGGCAAGGATATTATCATTCAGGGTGGTGGTGATTACCTGAGTCGGAGCTTTGCCGGTCAAAATGTCACAATTGTTGGAGCAAATCAAGCTTTATTGACTGGGGTAACGGTGACAAACTCTAACTCTCGTGGTTACGGTTTATGGATTGAATCTAGCAATCCAGTAGTCGCAGAAAATACATTTACTGGCAGTACTCAAGATGGGATTTCCGTCAGCGGTAATGCTGCACCCACTATTACCAAGAATTACTTCGATCGCAATGGAGCCAATGGGATCACAATTTCCGGTAACTCCAGTCCCCAAGTGAAGGAAAATATCTTTCACCAAACGGGTTTTGGGATTAATATTGCTCAAAATGCCGCTCCGATAGTCATCGGCAATCAAATCCAAAATAATAGATCGGGAATTGTGGTGCAAGCAAATGCCCGCCCGATTTTGCGGAATAATTCTATTCAAGATAATAAAGAAGATGGTTTAGTTGCGATCGCTCAATCAATGCCAGATTTGGGTAGTGCATCTGAACCTGGGGGTAATCAATTTCAAAATAATGGCCGCTACGACATTAACGCTAGCGCTGCTAAACAGGTAATTGTTGCTGCTGGTAACAACCTTGTGAGCGATCGCATCACTGGCAAAGTAGATATTGACGGTACAACAGCAATAGCAACCCAAAATTCTCAACCCGCTCCCAACAACGTGTTACGAGAAATACCACCAACTGGAGAAATCACTTTCTCGGCTCCGGAAATCTCTGAAACTACCAATGGGCAAAGCAGCAACAGCATTTCAGCAAATCATCCTGTTTCTACACAATTAAACAGTCAAATGCTGCCATTAGCGCCAGTCAATACATCAGTTTCCACGCCTAGATCCAATCAACAACTCCCCACCTCTGGAGTCGCAGGTTTTCCTACTCCTAGCAGCTTGTCAGGTAGACAAATACCAACTAACACTTCAAGAGTTGCAAATTCCAGTCCAGCACAGCAGTCTGATACACGACAGTTAAATTATGTGCGGATTGATCCTAATACGATTGAGTTTACTGCCCCTGAGTACCCATCCAATCCAGTTGCACAGCAGTCATTACCAATACTAGAAACTTCTGCCCCAGGTGCTTCAGCACTTTTACCACTTCCTAGTCACAATATCCCTATTAGCAATACTCGCAATATGCAAACAAGTTCTGCAAGTATTCCTTATGGCGGTAACTCTGCGACGCAGTTTGGTATACGTTATCGCGTGGTAGTGCCACTAGCAACTGAGAGAGATCAAGATTTAGTGCGATTCCTTGCTCCTGATGCGTTTCCCACAGTTTGGCAAGGTCAAAGAGTTATGCAAGCAGGAGTATTTAACAGCGAATATAATGCTAAAGAAATGCTTAAAACACTTTCTAGCAAAGGTTTAAGAGCTATTGTGGAGCCGTTGAATTAATTGGGGATTGGGGATTGGGCAGAGAAGAAAGAGGTAATTAATTTTATTATTCTCCCCCTTGCCCCCTGCCCCCTGCCCTCTGCTTCTCCCTCATCTCCCGAAAAAATCCTACCCCGGCTTATGATCCAAATGGGTTGCTTGCTCTAGAGCAGCTTTTTCTTTAGCTCGGCGGACATAGGGTTGTAATTGAGAGCGATCGCAACCTGTTAAAATACTCAGGTTTTCCAAGGTGATCCCCCGCATTAACATTTCTACGCGCCAGGTTTGTTGCGCCTGAGCTAAAGCTGGCGCTTGTCCTTGGGGAGTTAACAATCCCTCACTCCATACTTGCCAACGTGTCTCAAGCTCTGATTGTGAGATGGGTGTGCCTGTTTCATTTAAAAACATGGCTGTTTGAGCATCTTTACGACTTTTCAGCCATTTGATTAAAGGATTATTAGTAAAAGAGCCGTAGCGTTTGCCCAAAATCCACTGATTCACAGGTACTTGACGGACAAATCCGGGAATTGTGATTTGTAGGAAGTGCCCTTGAGTATCGTAGATTTGGTGCGATCGCTGCAAGCTAATTATTTCTGTGGCGGATAACCCAGCCCCAAATAATACATAAGCTAAAGCATAATCTCGCGTTCCCAATTTCCTGGACTGTTGCAGAATTTCGTGAACTAAACTAGCAGGCAAATCAGCTATTTCTGTAGTGCTCAAGCCTCCTTGTAAGCAGTTTGTTGCTAATTCTGCGGAAGATGACATGGCTCCATTTAAAAACAACTCCACCAAATTTTCTAGAAAATCGTCGCGATCGTCCCAAAGTTCGTGAAATTCGCTAGTGAACTCAATTACGGCATATCCCAAGATCATCCCATTCAGCAAACTGGCTAATTTTTCTGCGGGTAAATAAGTATTTAGGTGTCCTTGCTGGATTACAGTAGCTAAATACTGAGCTACATAGCGGTTTGCTTCTGTTACTCCCCTGCCTAGGGCGCGGCGATTTTCTGCCGGAAATTGGTCGGCTTCACCCACCACAGACCGGACGAACTCTGGCACTCGTTCTAGTGCATGTAAAGTGTCACTTGCATAATCCTTAAGAGCTTGGTAAACATTGCCGGGAGGCGTTGCTCGCCGCACCAGCGACTCACCTAAATCCTTGAAGGCTGCGGACTCTTCCAGCACAGCCAAAAGCAGTCCGTGCTTATTGCCAAAATTCCGAAATAAAGTCACTTCGTTGACTTCGGCTTTTTCAGCAATTTGGCGGGTTGTAGTGGCGCTGACTCCGTGAGCAGAAAACAACTCAAGTGCAGCTTGAATCAAGCGTTGACGAGTAGAAAGGAGGTGAGATGACATAGAAAAATGCAAGTGGCACTTGCACGGATATCAGAGTTCTGCTAGCATAACAAATGTAAGTGATACTTGCTTTACTCTATCCTACGGGTGACGCTCCTGCGTCGCTAATGGGGGAAACCCCTAGACGCTCAATGACTCGCTAACGCTGTGCTATCGCTTTTGGCGTCTCCCTTTGGGAGAAGACCGTGGTGGCTCACTGTAACGAACTAGTATACAGGGCGGGTAAATCCCTTGTGGGATGGCATCCGAGAAAAAGCAAATCGCTTCATCATCCATCAACAGGAATTTTTATGACCGCAAATTTTGGGGCGATCGCTCCTGAGAGAGGCAACTCACCTCAACTCAGGTGGATAAATGTGGTATTTTTTGGTGTATTTCATGCGTTAGCACTTCTGTCTCCTTGGTTTTTCTCTTGGCCAGCATTAGGTTTGCTAGTGTTTCTCCACTGGTTATTCGGGAGCATTGGTATTTGCTTGGGATATCACCGACTACTGAGCCATAAGAGTTTCCAAGTTCCCAAGTGGTTAGAGTATGCGATCGCCCTCATTGGAGCGTTGGCTTTGCAAGGTGGGCCAATTTTTTGGGTAGGTGGACACCGCCAACACCACGCCCACACAGAAGATATCAATTTAGACCCCTATTCTGCCCAAAAAGGATTTTGGTGGAGCCATATACTATGGATTTTCTACCCACGTCCAGAATTCTTTGACTATGACACCTATAAAAAATATGCCCCTGACTTAGCAAGACAACCTTTTTATTGTTGGCTGGATCGCTACTTCCTGGTGTTGCAAATCCCCTTCGGGCTGCTGCTTTATGTCTTAGGAGGATGGCCTTTTGTGTTCTATGGAGTGTTTCTCAGATGTGTCTTGCTTTGGCACTCAACCTGGTTTGTAAACTCAGCATCACACCTGTGGGGTTATCGCACCTTTGATGCTGATGATGGCGCTCGTAATCTTTGGTGGGTATCCATCGTAACATACGGAGAAGGATGGCACAATAACCATCATACTTATCCCCACATGGCGAAATCTGGGTTGTATTGGTGGGAAATTGATGTTACTTGGTGGAGCATCCTAGTTTTGCAGACTTTGGGTTTAGCCAAAAAAGTTGTCTCACGTCCCCCTCAAGGTGCAACTCACGGCTAAATTGCAACTAAATTATCATGAATTTGTTATGCCGATTGCTTCCCGCAGTCGGCTTAATAAGTTTTTACGCATTTTAATTGCATATTTAGATCATGATTAATACTTCTAGTTTTCGTCAGACGATTCTACTAGCTATTATCACACTCAACCTCATTTCTACTTGGTTACACTACATAGATAATGCATTATTTTTGAGTCGATATCCTGGCCCAACGTGGTTCACTTCTGTTGGAGTAATTAGTACTGTAATTGTGATGACTCCAGTAGGACTATTAGGATATTGGTTTTACACCAAAGGCATGTTTTGGTTAGCGTACTTTTTATTAGCCTTATACTCAATAACTAGTATCTCCAGTCCAGTCCATTATCTCTTTCCGATGGTTGCTCCCATGACTTGGAAAATGCATAGTCTAATTTGGCTGGATGGATTTATGGGACTGTTACTGATAAGTTTCTTGTTATGGTCTAGTCTTGTATTGAAAGAGTGGCATAGTACACTATCTGCAAATTGATTTTACAAAAAGTATATATAGGAATCTGCTTTGATTTCTGAACGAATTTGCGTAGGTAGGCAATAGGCAATAGGAAAGAAGACTTATTAGTTGTACTGAATTTTTTCAGAAATCAAATATGAGTCTTATATATATAGTTGTAACTGAAATCGCCCACCATTTTGTTAAGTCTAAGAGGATGTTTGAAAAGTGCCTAAAGTCACAGCGAAACACTTTTCAAATATCTTCTTAGAACAGTAAATTCAGCAATTATGAGTCAGAATATTGGCGCTGTCACAATTTCTATTATTATTCCGGTACTCAATGAAGCGGGAAATATCAAAGAAGCAATATCTACGACAGCCTTCTCTACGAAATGCTATGCCAACGCAACTACAAAACCCAGTGCAAATATAGAAGTGATTGTCGTAGATGCTGGTTCAGAGGATGAAACTGTGGAAATTGCTCAGTCATTAGGTGTTAAAGTTATCTCGTCATCTCCCGGTCGTGCTGCTCAAATGAATGCGGGTGCTGTTGCAGCTAGCGGAGATATTCTGCTATTTCTCCATGCAGATACACGTTTGCCGACTGGGTTTGATGAGATGATTTGTACAGCACTACAGCATTCGGGGACTGTGGCTGGTGCATTTAACTTGCGAATTGATGCGTCACTTTTAAGTTTACGATGGGTGGAGTGGGGAGTAAAAATGCGATCGCATTTTTGGCAAATGCCTTATGGCGACCAAGCAATTTTTTTAACAAAAGACGTATTTCAGCAAATTGGTGGCTTTCCTGAATTGCCCATCATGGAAGACTTTGAACTCATACGACAGTTGAAACACACTGGACGCATTGTAATTATCCCCACACCAGTTGTTACCTCAGCCCGTAGATGGTTGCAAAAGGGAGTATTAAAAACCACCCTACTTAATCAAATAGTAATTGTTGCTTATTTACTCGGCGTTTCACCTGAGCGAATTCGTAGCTGGTATCGCCGAGAAAAATTTAAGAGAATTTAAGCTGTTTCTCATGTGGGTAGTATATCTTAGGGGCATTGCAATACGGTTTGGTTAAGGCTTTTTGATGAAAATTTTAGATCACAAAGATTCGATAATTTATCACAAAGACGCGATGAATCGCGTCTTTTGCCTTAACCGAACCGTATTGAGGGGCATTAGATTTAAGGGTAAGTTTCAAAGTTGAGCTTCAGAAGGTCAACTTTGAGCCTCAGAAGGTCAACATCAAGCCTCAGAAGGTGAAACTTATAAAAATGAGAAAGCGCGTATTAAATTCTAAACTCAAATTACTGCTGCTAAGTTGCCTGATGGTCACTCTAATAATTGCCGCTAAACAGTTAAACATTCAGGGACTTTTACAAACCTCAGTTATTTGGGTTGAGAGTCTTGGGATTTTAGGGCCTATCGCTTACATAGTCATTTACAACTTGGCAACATTACTGTTTGTACCGGGTTCCCTACTAACGCTCAAAGGTGGTTGTTTGTTTGGAGTATTTTGGGGATCAATATATGTGCTAATTGCTGCAATAGTCGGAGCAACCTTAGCTTTTATCATTGGACGTTACCTGTCACGGGATTGGGTTTCTCAACAAATGGACAAACATCCTAAATTTAAAGCGATTGATTTAGCAGTTGCCAAAGAAGGATGGAAAATTGTCTTTTTGACTCGTCTCTGTCCCATTTTTCCCTTCAATTTATTAAATTATGCTTTTGGAGTTACACAGGTTTCTCTCAAAGACTACATATTAGGTTCCTTCGGTATTATTCCCGGTACTGTGATGTACGTTTATATTGGTTCTTTAGCTGGTAATCTTGCGATGATTAACACGTCTCATCAACCAATCACTCCAGAAACTCAAGTTTGGCAATGGATAATGCGAGTAGTTGGGTTGATTGCTACTGTTGCGGTGACTGTGTATATCACAAAAATTGCTCAGAAAGCATTAGCTCAAAGTGTAGCAATAGAAGAAATAACAACCCATGACAAAATTAACAATAATTCAGATATTTAAAAGTATTGATGCCAGAAACTTGCAGAAGTTTTTTAGCTTAAGTGTATTAACATTACTGATATTGGCGATCGCTTTCTCATTCAACACAGAGTCAGCTTTAGCACAAGAATCTGCAAATCCAAATTCTTTCAATCCCCAAGCCATTTTACGGGAAGCCTTGCAGTGGATTGATAGCTTGGGTGCGGTGGGAGCCTTAGCTTTTATAGCCCTTTACATTATCGCTACTGTTGCTTTTTTCCCAGGTTCTATTCTCACTTTGGGTTCTGGTGTGATTTTTGGTGCAGTTTGGGGTTCTCTCTACGTGTTCATTGGTGCAACCCTTGGCGCTACAGCTGCTTTCCTTGTGGGACGTTATTTAGCTAGGGGTTGGGTTGCTCGGAAAATCGCAGATAACAAAAAATTTGCCGCCATTGATAAAGCAGTAGGTAAAGAAGGATTAAAAATTGTCCTGTTAACGCGACTGTCCCCTATATTTCCTTTTAATTTGCTGAACTATGCTTTTGGTATTACAGGAGTTTCACTTCAAGATTACTTCCTCGGCTCTCTAGGCATGATTCCCGGAACCATTATGTACGTTTATATTGGTTCTCTTGCAGGTAATCTGGCCATGATTGGCACTGAGGCTCAACCTACTAACCCGACTTTACAATGGGTAATTCGCATTTTGGGTTTGATTGCGACGGTCGCTGTAACAGTTTATGTAACCCGGATTGCACGCAAAGCTTTAGAAGAAGAATTGTAGGGTAGTACCACTTGCACACACAAGTCGAATTACCCCCCTTAATCCCCCCTTGCCAAGGGGGGAAAAAGAAAATCTAGTTCCCTCCCCTTTGCAACTACGGTGTACACACAAGTCGAATTACCCCCCTCAATCCCCCCTTGCAAAGCTATCCATTACCCGGATCTTTCTTAACATTTGCGAGAGTATTCACTCACGCTTTTCTAACCCTGATTCGTTCGTCATCAATTCTCAATAAAACCCTAATTTTAGCGATAAGACTAAGAGCCAATCTGTCAAGTATGTTTGACACCTCAGTGTTCAAGATGCCGACAAAACAAGCGTTTCAAGATTGTAAAGAAAGATGTGACTAATGGATAGCTTGCAAAGGGGGGAAGCCGGAAATCTAGTTCCCTCCCCTTTGCAAGGGGAGGGTTAGGGTGGGGTAAAACGCTGGTTAATCAGCTATTTAAGACTTGTATATACACCGGGCGGTGTGTCTTGTAGCTCACTCAATCGAGAACCGCCATAAACAAGCATAAAAATAAAAGACTGAGCCACCTAAATTAATCGGGATTCTTAATTTTAAAAGAGGTTTCGCCAATGACAAATTCAGATTTAGAGAGAGTTACAGTTCGTCCAATGGATGAATATAACCAAAAGTTGGTGTCTTACGTCCATCCACCAAATTGGGTTAATCCTCAACCGGCAGATGTTTACGATTTGGTAGTAATTGGGGCTGGTACGGCGGGATTAGTGGTGGCGGCGGGGGCGGCGGGTCTGGACTTGGGTTTAAAGGTGGCGTTGATTGAAAAGCATCTCATGGGTGGAGATTGCTTAAATGTTGGTTGCGTACCATCTAAAACTATTATTCGGTCTGCCCGCATCGTTGGTGAAATTTGGGATGCTAAAGACTTGGGAGTTAATATTCCCCAACATAATATAGATGTTGATTTTCCGAAAGTCATGGCCAGGATGCGGCGAATAAGGGCTGATATCAGCCATAATGACTCGGCGGAGCGGTTTCAAAACTTGGGTGTCGATGTATTTTTGGGTAGCGGTCGATTTGCAAGTAAAAATACTGTGGAAGTTGGCGATAAAACTCTGCGGTTTAAAAAAGCTGTAATTGCAACTGGTGCAAGAGCTGCACAACTGTCGATTCCGGGAATTGAACAGGCCGGTTATCTAACCAATGAGACGGTTTTTTCCCTGATTCAACGACCGGAACATTTGGCGGTGATTGGCGGTGGCCCCATTGGTTGCGAATTGGCGCAAGCTTTCCGCCGTTTGGGTTCTGAGGTGGTACTTTTTCATAGCGGTTCTCATCTTTTAAATAAAGAAGATGCTGAAGCTGCTGAAATTCTCCAAAAGGTTTTGATTAACGAAGGAATTCGCGTAGTTCTCAATTCCAAGTTGGAAGAAGTGGTAACTGTTACTGAGGGGAAACGGCTTTACTTTTCCTCTAATGGTCATCGAGATTCAGTGACAGTAGATGAAATTTTAGTCGGTGCGGGGCGATCGCCAAATGTGGAAGGTTTGAATTTAGAATCAGTAGGGGTGGAATATGACAAGCGTCAAGGTGTCAAGGTAAATGATTACCTCCAGACGACCAATCCCAAAATTTATGCGGCTGGCGATATCTGCATGAACTGGAAGTTTACCCATGCTGCTGATGCGGCGGCGCGGATTGTGATTAAGAATACGCTGTTTTCTCCCTTTGGCTTGGGACGCTCGAAACTCAGTAGTTTGGTGATGCCTTGGGTAACTTATACTGACCCAGAAATTGCCCATGTAGGGTTATATGAACACGAGGCGCAGAAATTGGGTATTGAGGTGACAACAATTAAGATACCTTTTAATAGTGTAGACCGAGCGATCGCAGATGGTGAAGAGTCAGGATTTCTCAAAATCCACCATAAAAAGGGGTCTGATGAAATTATTGGTGCAACTATTCTCGCCAGTCACGCAGGTGAAATGATATCAGAAGTGACTACGGCAATGGTGAATAAAATCGGTTTGAGTAAGTTAAGCAGTGTAATTCATCCTTATCCCACTCAAGCCGAAGCCATTAAAAAAGCAGCTGATGCTTATCGTCGAACACTCCTGACATCAAATACCAAAAAACTGCTGGGATTTTTAACAAAGTTATCTTGAGCAAAATCAAGGCAGGAGGCAATACTTGTCGGGTTTTGGGGAAAAGGGGAAGGTGGGGCCCCCTCTGGGGATAAGGGGCGGGGGAAAGGGGAAAGAAAAAACCTTTAACTTTTTCCCAAACCCTATTCCGAGTTAAAAATGCACAAAGCGAGCAGTATTGAGGCAGGAGGCAGTATTCCTCCAGTGAGAACTGCCCTCTGCCTTTCTGGATAACTGTTATCTAAACAGCTCGGAAGCGATTAATCTGGCCTCCTGTCAAGTTTGCATAGTAGAGATTGCCATCTTTGCCAGTGGTTATTTGTGCAGTGACTCCTAGATTTGGCGTGTCTTTTTGGGAAGCAAACCGCTTAACTGAGACAAATTTACCCTGACTATCGAATGTCACGGCATCGATAGTTCCTTGACTGAAATCACCAATGAATAAGGCATTTTGATAGATTGAAGGGAAAGTATTACCTGTGTAAAAGTCACCCATGACAATCGAATTGGAACCAAAATGCTCGTAAGTGTAAGCTGGTGCCGTAACCGTTTTGCCACTATTGTAAAAGTCTTGCGCTTCCTTTCGGTTAGAATAGTATATTTGTTTTTGGCTGACAATATTGCCATTTGCATCCTTGCCACCTTCATAGAATGGCCAGCCAAAGTTAGCTCCTGGTTTGCCGATATTGATCTCTTCGTAACTACCGAAGCCAACATCACCAATATAGGGGGTATTGGTTTTCTGATCAATTGTAAAGCGGAAGGGGTTACGCAAACCTAAGTTATAAACTTTGGAGCTATTGCTATCGGGGTCTCCGTTGTAGAAAGGATTACTTGATAAGCCTTGACCAGTAATTGCATCAATCCGCAGGAGCTTACCAGACAGGTTATTGACATCCTGGACGCGTATTCCTCTGATATCTACCCCGTTATACGAAATTCCATCTCCTATGCTGACAAACAGAGAACCATCAGTACCAAAGCGCACAGAACCAACTGAGTGAGATTCACTATCACTGGCTATAAAATCCTGGACATTTTGGACTTTATCGAGATTATTTATATAATCCTGCAAGCTGGTGAACGGCTTACCAGTATCTTTGTTGAGAATTCCTGATGGTGCGTAGCCAAGTGAGACATTTGTGCTGTTGCCATCGGGACGAACAATATTGTCCCAAGTGCTATTTTTGCCTAGCAGCACAACTTCGCTGCCAGCAATAGCAGTAGTGTAATTGGTTTTGGCGTCAGCTGTCACTCGAATCAAGCGTGCAGTACGATTCCCAAACTGATCGGTATTGTCCAATGTGCTATTGGGATTGTTCTTAGGATTGTTTGGATTGGTTTCTGGTGGATCGTAGGTAAACAAGAGGTAAACGTAATTGTTGCCGGTTGCAGTTTTGCCAAAATCTGGATGTACGGCAATGCCTAAAAGACCGCGATCGCGCGTGTCATTCACCTGTCCAGAAATATTGATAAATGCTGTTGGTAATAATGTGCCGTTGTCTATGACTCGCACTATTCCATTTTTCTGAGCAACGAACATCCGCTTACCGTCAGCTGTCCAGTCAAAAGCTGTAGGTTGAGTTAAACCAGAAGCTACTGTATCTAAAGCAAAGTTACCAGGGTCGTTATCAATAATACTAATAGTTGTCTGTTGAGTAGCTAGCTGTACCCCAACTGCATTACTAAACCTCAAAGAAAATGCTTCATTTGGCTCCCCAACATTGTCATTAATAATGGGGATAACAATGTTCTTACTGGTTTCTCCTGCTGCAAAATTCAAGGTTCCAGATCTATTCTGGTAATCAGATCCAGCTTTTGCAGTCCCATCCACGGTTGTGTAGTCCAGACGAGCAGTCCCCGCAGCGCTACCCCGTGTAGCTGTCACCGTCGCAGAACCGTCACCCTCGTTAACTATTGGCTGACTGAAGTTGATACTAGAGCTATCGTTATCTTGAATCGTAATTCCAAGAGTTCGTTGAAGTCCTAGCGTGGCCCCCACTGCCTGATCAATGACAAAATTAAAGGTTTCATCCCCTTCTGCTAAGGAATCGTCATTGATTGGAATAGATACCTGCCTGCTGCTTTCTCCCGGCGCAAAAATAATTGTTCCAGCGCTTTCGACACCTCCACTTCCATAGTCAACTCCTTTCGTGGCAGTATTACCTATGGTGGCATACTTAATTGAGGAAGTGCTACTTAAATCGCCACTTCTCAGTAAAGTTACGGTTACACCACCAACGCCTTCGTTTACAGTTGTGGAAGATGATCCTAAAGTGATGGTGGTCGGAAGAACTGCTGAATACAGTTGAGACTTAGGAATGATTTCTTTGGTCTGAGAAGCGCTTGACCAAGATAGTTGGGAAACAGCTTCGTATGTCTTATCGTAGTATTCGAGCTTAATATCATACTTCTGACCAGCAACCAGTGCGATCGAGCCACTGTGTTCTGTAGCTGACTGATCGACAAACTTGTTGATGATTTGTTGACCATTCACCCACA encodes:
- a CDS encoding TVP38/TMEM64 family protein, which gives rise to MTKLTIIQIFKSIDARNLQKFFSLSVLTLLILAIAFSFNTESALAQESANPNSFNPQAILREALQWIDSLGAVGALAFIALYIIATVAFFPGSILTLGSGVIFGAVWGSLYVFIGATLGATAAFLVGRYLARGWVARKIADNKKFAAIDKAVGKEGLKIVLLTRLSPIFPFNLLNYAFGITGVSLQDYFLGSLGMIPGTIMYVYIGSLAGNLAMIGTEAQPTNPTLQWVIRILGLIATVAVTVYVTRIARKALEEEL
- a CDS encoding mercuric reductase, producing the protein MTNSDLERVTVRPMDEYNQKLVSYVHPPNWVNPQPADVYDLVVIGAGTAGLVVAAGAAGLDLGLKVALIEKHLMGGDCLNVGCVPSKTIIRSARIVGEIWDAKDLGVNIPQHNIDVDFPKVMARMRRIRADISHNDSAERFQNLGVDVFLGSGRFASKNTVEVGDKTLRFKKAVIATGARAAQLSIPGIEQAGYLTNETVFSLIQRPEHLAVIGGGPIGCELAQAFRRLGSEVVLFHSGSHLLNKEDAEAAEILQKVLINEGIRVVLNSKLEEVVTVTEGKRLYFSSNGHRDSVTVDEILVGAGRSPNVEGLNLESVGVEYDKRQGVKVNDYLQTTNPKIYAAGDICMNWKFTHAADAAARIVIKNTLFSPFGLGRSKLSSLVMPWVTYTDPEIAHVGLYEHEAQKLGIEVTTIKIPFNSVDRAIADGEESGFLKIHHKKGSDEIIGATILASHAGEMISEVTTAMVNKIGLSKLSSVIHPYPTQAEAIKKAADAYRRTLLTSNTKKLLGFLTKLS
- a CDS encoding PA14 domain-containing protein, whose translation is MNEQNQQLSTSLNSAIVAQPSALENQAQSSNISARASASALSQGDGLKAEYYDNINFTNLKKTRTDATVNFNWALGSPDPSVGVDTFSARWTGQVEAKYSETYNFYTSTDDGVRLWVNGQQIINKFVDQSATEHSGSIALVAGQKYDIKLEYYDNTYEAVSQLSWSSTSQAKEIIPQSQLYSNVSVPPVVGNGNGLKGEYYDNIDFTNLKQTRTDATVNFNWALGSPDPSIGVDTFSARWTGQVQAKYSETYNFYTSTDDGVRLWVNGQQIINKFVDQSATEHSGSIALVAGQKYDIKLEYYDNTYEAVSQLSWSSTSQAKEIIPQSQLYSNVSVPPVVSNGNGLKGEYYDNIDFTNLKQTRTDATVNFNWALGSPDPSIGVDTFSARWTGQVEAKYSETYNFHTTTDDGVRLWVNGQQIINKFVDQSATEHSGSIALVAGQKYDIKLEYYDKTYEAVSQLSWSSASQTKEIIPKSQLYSAVLPTTITLGSSSTTVNEGVGGVTVTLLRSGDLSSTSSIKYATIGNTATKGVDYGSGGVESAGTIIFAPGESSRQVSIPINDDSLAEGDETFNFVIDQAVGATLGLQRTLGITIQDNDSSSINFSQPIVNEGDGSATVTATRGSAAGTARLDYTTVDGTAKAGSDYQNRSGTLNFAAGETSKNIVIPIINDNVGEPNEAFSLRFSNAVGVQLATQQTTISIIDNDPGNFALDTVASGLTQPTAFDWTADGKRMFVAQKNGIVRVIDNGTLLPTAFINISGQVNDTRDRGLLGIAVHPDFGKTATGNNYVYLLFTYDPPETNPNNPKNNPNSTLDNTDQFGNRTARLIRVTADAKTNYTTAIAGSEVVLLGKNSTWDNIVRPDGNSTNVSLGYAPSGILNKDTGKPFTSLQDYINNLDKVQNVQDFIASDSESHSVGSVRFGTDGSLFVSIGDGISYNGVDIRGIRVQDVNNLSGKLLRIDAITGQGLSSNPFYNGDPDSNSSKVYNLGLRNPFRFTIDQKTNTPYIGDVGFGSYEEINIGKPGANFGWPFYEGGKDANGNIVSQKQIYYSNRKEAQDFYNSGKTVTAPAYTYEHFGSNSIVMGDFYTGNTFPSIYQNALFIGDFSQGTIDAVTFDSQGKFVSVKRFASQKDTPNLGVTAQITTGKDGNLYYANLTGGQINRFRAV